The genomic window CGCGCTTCGTCCAGCCCTGCCAGCGAGCCTTTGAGTTGGTCGCTGACGACTTGTTCGGTTTCGCCATTCTCGCGTTGTTCTTGGGTTTCCCCGACGCAGACGATGGGGACCAGGTTTCCGGCCAGGGCGGCGTGCAGTTTTTTGCTGACGTCGGCATCGGTTTCACCCATCAATTGGCGGCGTTCGCTGTGCCCCAGGATCACGTAGCCGCAGCCGATATCGGTCAGCATGCCAGCGTTGACTTCGCCCGTGAAGGCTCCATCGGCTTCGGCGTACAGGTTTTGGCCGCCCAGGCCGACGGGGGTCCCGACGACGCATTCGGCGACCGCGCCCAGGTAAACCGCCGGCGGGCAGAGGACAACTTCCACTTGGGAGGATTCGCTCAGGCCATCGACGACGCCCCGAGCCAGCTCGGTAGCGGCTTGGCGGCGGGTG from Roseimaritima ulvae includes these protein-coding regions:
- the tpiA gene encoding triose-phosphate isomerase — protein: MTRRTLIAGNWKMNTRRQAATELARGVVDGLSESSQVEVVLCPPAVYLGAVAECVVGTPVGLGGQNLYAEADGAFTGEVNAGMLTDIGCGYVILGHSERRQLMGETDADVSKKLHAALAGNLVPIVCVGETQEQRENGETEQVVSDQLKGSLAGLDEARAAGIVIAYEPVWAIGTGLTASPEQAEAVHAFIRQLLSDDFGEDVAGQIRLQYGGSVKPGNAAELLSQKNIDGALVGGASLKAEDFLGIIAAG